A section of the Thermoproteota archaeon genome encodes:
- the rrp42 gene encoding exosome complex protein Rrp42: MFESEMLTHNLLKEYVKDLVSKGQRIDGRGFQDYRPIEVKEGTFTKAEGEAWIKLGNTQVLVGVKADVGEPFPDTPDKGVLVSNTELLPLASPTFEPGPPNENAIEVARVVDRAIRSADAVDMSSLVIVEGKLVYMLFLDMYVLDYDGNLEDALTIASLIALGRAEIPKVEVKEDGEIEVKEEKWRVNLKDLPINFTFVKIGDQLLLDPVLEEEQVSDAAITLAIDKEGRVCSIQKRHGKFTMEEILNAASIARSKWPEIAGRVREAI, from the coding sequence ATGTTCGAATCCGAGATGCTCACCCACAACCTGCTCAAGGAGTACGTTAAGGATCTGGTATCGAAGGGCCAGAGGATCGATGGTAGGGGGTTCCAAGACTACAGACCAATAGAGGTGAAGGAGGGGACATTCACCAAGGCGGAGGGCGAGGCTTGGATAAAACTGGGGAACACCCAAGTGCTGGTCGGCGTGAAAGCTGATGTGGGAGAACCCTTCCCCGACACGCCAGACAAGGGAGTACTAGTGTCTAACACAGAGCTGCTTCCACTTGCCTCTCCAACATTCGAGCCGGGTCCTCCTAATGAGAACGCCATCGAGGTTGCGAGAGTAGTGGACAGAGCTATAAGGAGCGCTGATGCGGTCGACATGTCCTCCCTCGTGATAGTGGAGGGTAAACTCGTCTACATGCTCTTCCTTGACATGTATGTGCTGGACTACGACGGGAATCTAGAGGACGCCCTGACCATCGCTAGCCTCATAGCCCTCGGAAGGGCCGAGATCCCCAAGGTGGAGGTAAAGGAGGACGGTGAGATAGAGGTCAAGGAAGAGAAGTGGAGGGTGAACCTGAAGGACCTCCCCATAAACTTCACGTTCGTCAAGATAGGGGACCAGCTGCTTTTGGATCCCGTGCTTGAGGAGGAGCAGGTCTCCGATGCGGCCATAACTTTGGCAATAGACAAGGAGGGTAGGGTTTGCTCGATCCAGAAAAGGCACGGCAAGTTCACCATGGAAGAGATTTTAAAT
- the rrp41 gene encoding exosome complex exonuclease Rrp41, with the protein MPLYVEKKPEVLITEDGVRTDGRKPYEMRPVRMTVGILDKADGSAFIEWGGNKILAAVFGPREVHPKHLVLPDKALVRTRYNMAPFSTPERKRPGPDRRSVELSKVIREALKPAIFVENYPGSVIDIFVEVLRSDAGTRVAGVNAASLALANAGIAMRGLVAACAVGRVGDFVVCDPNHDEDMWGDADMPMAMLMEAEEITLLQTDGPMTEEQFREALKLGRNAIRLLYEMQKEALKRPYQVVERSVRGVV; encoded by the coding sequence ATGCCCCTGTATGTTGAGAAGAAGCCCGAGGTCCTGATAACCGAGGATGGTGTGAGGACTGATGGGAGAAAGCCCTACGAAATGAGGCCTGTTAGAATGACCGTCGGCATACTGGACAAGGCCGACGGCTCGGCATTCATCGAGTGGGGCGGTAATAAGATACTGGCTGCAGTTTTCGGTCCGAGAGAGGTGCATCCCAAGCACCTAGTCCTGCCTGACAAGGCGCTGGTGAGAACCAGATACAACATGGCTCCCTTCTCCACACCGGAGAGGAAGAGGCCCGGACCGGACAGGAGAAGCGTGGAACTATCAAAGGTGATAAGGGAAGCCCTGAAACCAGCCATCTTCGTGGAGAACTACCCAGGATCCGTGATCGACATATTCGTAGAGGTGCTGAGATCGGACGCTGGCACTAGGGTAGCTGGAGTGAACGCCGCATCCCTCGCCCTAGCTAACGCGGGGATAGCGATGAGAGGACTCGTGGCAGCCTGCGCGGTGGGCAGGGTGGGAGATTTCGTGGTCTGCGACCCGAATCACGATGAGGACATGTGGGGGGATGCCGACATGCCGATGGCCATGCTCATGGAGGCAGAGGAGATAACCCTGCTTCAAACCGACGGTCCAATGACGGAGGAGCAGTTCAGGGAGGCGCTCAAGCTGGGAAGAAACGCTATCCGCTTACTCTACGAGATGCAGAAGGAGGCCTTGAAGAGGCCCTACCAAGTTGTGGAGAGATCCGTCAGGGGTGTTGTGTGA